One genomic region from Vannielia litorea encodes:
- a CDS encoding phosphogluconate dehydrogenase C-terminal domain-containing protein — protein sequence MTKVALLGAGGKMGVRLAQNLKPTRFEIDHVEVSEVGRKRLLDEVGVEAVTDGDNAISDADVVLMAVPDRLIGKITHGFVDKLKPGAAVIVLDAAAPYAGEMPERDDITYFCTHPCHPHILEVQETKEAQADYFGGIAAPQGIVCALIQGPEEHYALCEEIAKIIYAPVARSHRCTLENIAVLEPALSETVAATMSLALRDATDRAVSMGVPEAAAHDFVLGHLKIELAIAFGIFPEGKFSDGALMAIDKAKSVIFKEDWLDQVFSLEAVKKSVQEICEG from the coding sequence ATGACCAAGGTTGCTTTGCTCGGTGCGGGGGGAAAGATGGGCGTTCGGCTGGCGCAGAACCTCAAGCCCACGCGGTTCGAGATTGACCATGTGGAAGTGTCAGAAGTGGGCCGCAAACGGCTGCTGGACGAGGTGGGCGTGGAGGCCGTGACCGACGGCGACAACGCGATTTCAGACGCCGATGTGGTGCTGATGGCGGTGCCGGACCGGCTGATCGGCAAGATCACCCATGGCTTCGTGGACAAGCTGAAGCCCGGCGCGGCGGTGATCGTGCTGGACGCCGCGGCGCCCTATGCAGGGGAGATGCCGGAGCGCGATGACATCACCTACTTTTGCACCCATCCCTGCCACCCGCATATCCTCGAGGTGCAGGAGACCAAGGAGGCGCAGGCGGATTACTTCGGCGGGATCGCGGCGCCGCAGGGGATCGTTTGCGCGCTGATTCAGGGGCCGGAGGAGCATTATGCGCTCTGCGAGGAGATCGCGAAGATCATCTATGCGCCGGTGGCCCGGAGCCATCGCTGCACGCTGGAAAACATCGCCGTGCTGGAGCCTGCGCTGAGCGAGACGGTGGCGGCCACGATGAGCCTTGCGTTGCGCGATGCGACCGACCGGGCGGTGAGCATGGGGGTGCCGGAGGCGGCGGCGCATGACTTCGTGCTGGGGCATCTGAAGATCGAGCTGGCGATTGCCTTTGGCATCTTCCCGGAGGGCAAGTTCAGCGATGGCGCCCTGATGGCGATCGACAAGGCCAAGAGCGTGATCTTCAAGGAAGACTGGCTGGATCAGGTCTTCTCGCTGGAGGCGGTGAAAAAGTCGGTGCAGGAGATCTGCGAAGGCTGA